A single Eulemur rufifrons isolate Redbay chromosome 9, OSU_ERuf_1, whole genome shotgun sequence DNA region contains:
- the ZNF594 gene encoding zinc finger protein 594, whose translation MKEWKSKMEISEEKDSARAAAERLQRQISQECESVETSDPEDKLLRHWVSPLEDAVSHLPSQQRGISEINLIPKKATTRKRGHGYNEGEKILPAGERSDRYAVCGQSFKEKSEFNEHQKVHNINKTYECKECGKTFSRSSNLIIHQRIHTGKKPYVCNECGKNFNQSSNLTIHQRIHTGKKPYTCQECGKDFNQSSNLVRHKRIHSGENPYECKECGKAFKGSSNLVLHQRIHSGGKPYVCNECGKAFNQSSDLIIHHRIHTGEKPYECYDCGQTFSQSSHLVTHQRIHTGEKPFKCNECEKAFRQRSRLTEHQRLHSGEKPYECHECGKSFSGRTAFLKHQTLHTGKELECEKACTSDLELIKQQKIPREEKPYECTECGKTFRGSSDLIRHWMIHTGEKPYECNACGKAFSQRSHLVTHQKIHTGEKPYQCNECGKAFRQRSLLTQHRRIHSGEKPHECKECGKAFIWRTAFLKHQRLHTGEKFEECEKTFSKNGELREEQNIHQEENTFRYNQCGRTFCGSSDFIRHQETHTGEKPYECKECGKTFNQSSDLMRHHRTHSGEKPYVCNKCGKSFRSSSDLIKHYRIHTGEKPYKCPECGKAFSQNSHLISHQRIHTGEKPFECSNCEKSFSGRTAFLKHQKLHTGKEFEECEKVFKQDLF comes from the coding sequence ATGAAGGAATGGAAGTCAAAGATGgaaatttctgaagaaaaagaTTCAGCGAGGGCAGCAGCAGAAAGACTCCAAAGACAGATCTCTCAGGAATGTGAGTCAGTTGAAACCAGTGATCCTGAGGACAAGTTATTGAGGCATTGGGTAAGCCCCTTAGAGGATGCGGTGAGCCATCTCCCTTCCCAACAGAGAGGTATCAGTGAAATTAATCTCATCCCCAAGAAAGCCACTACACGAAAGAGAGGCCATGGATATAATGAGGGAGAAAAAATACTTCCTGCAGGAGAAAGATCTGATAGATATGCGGTCTGTGGACAAAGCTTCAAAGAGAAGTCAGAATTTAATGAACATCAGAAAGTGCATAATATAAATAAgacctatgaatgtaaggaatgtggaaaaacCTTCAGTCGGAGCTCAAACCTGATCatacatcagagaattcacacaggAAAGAAACCATATgtatgtaatgaatgtgggaaaaattttaatcaaagttCCAATCTTACTATACaccagagaattcatacaggaaaAAAACCTTATACATGTCAGGAATGTGGAAAAGACTTCAATCAAAGTTCTAACCTGGTTAGACATAAGAGAATTCACAGTGGTGAGAATCCCTATGAATGTAAAgagtgtgggaaggcctttaAGGGAAGCTCAAACCTTGTCCTACACCAGAGAATCCACAGTGGAGGGAAGCCATATGTatgcaatgaatgtgggaaggccttcaatCAAAGCTCAGATCTTATTATACATCacagaattcacactggagagaaaccctatgaatgttatgACTGTGGACAAACATTCAGTCAAAGTTCACACCTTGTCacacatcagagaattcatactggagagaaacccttcaagtgtaatgaatgtgaaaaagCCTTCAGGCAGCGTTCTCGCCTTACCGAACACCAGAGACTCCacagtggagagaaaccctatgaatgtcaCGAATGTGGGAAATCCTTCAGTGGGCGCACAGCTTTTCTTAAACATCAGACACTACATACTGGAAAGGAACTTGAATGTGAAAAAGCTTGCACTTCTGACTTGGAACTTATCAAACAACAGAAAATTCCTAGGGAAGAAAAACCTTATGAATGTACTGAGTGTGGAAAAACTTTCCGGGGAAGTTCAGATCTCATTCGGCATTGGAtgattcatactggagagaaaccctatgaatgtaatgcatgtgggaaagcctttagccAGAGGTCACACCTTGTTACACAccagaaaattcatactggagagaagccttatcagtgcaatgaatgtgggaaagccttcaggcAGCGTTCCCTCCTTACTCAACATCGGAGAATCCACAGTGGTGAAAAGCCccatgaatgtaaggaatgtggaaaagccttcattTGGCGCACAGCTTTTCTCAAACATCAGAGacttcatactggagagaaatttGAAGAATGTGAGAAAACCTTCAGCAAGAATGGGGAGCTTAGGGAAGAGCAGAATATTCACCAGGAAGAGAATACTTTTAGGTATAATCAGTGTGGTAGAACTTTCTGCGGCAGCTCAGACTTCATCAGACATCAGGAaactcatacaggagagaaaccatatgaatgtaaagaatgtgggaaaactTTCAATCAGAGCTCAGACCTTATGAGACATCATAGAACTCACAGTGGAGAAAAACCTTATGTATGCAATAAATGTGGGAAATCTTTTAGGAGCAGCTCAGATCTTATTAAGCACTATCgtattcatactggagagaaaccctataaatgccctgaatgtgggaaggccttcagtCAGAACTCACACcttattagtcatcagagaattcacactggagagaaaccctttgAATGCAGCAACTGTGAGAAGTCCTTCAGTGGACGCACAGCTTTTCTTAAACACCAGAAACTTCACACTGGAAAGGAATTTGAGGAATGTGAGAAAGTCTTCAAACAAGACTTATTCTGA